One Actinomycetota bacterium genomic region harbors:
- a CDS encoding FCD domain-containing protein codes for MEIARRLLDYFLSGEVEPGERIPSERRLAESLGVGRSLVREALKSLHLLGLLEVRQGDGTYLKRTDSELLPQVIEWGLLLGERPALDLVEARAHLEVVVAGLAAERRDDKALDDLRGLLETMRASSDDPVRFVEADVGFHLRVAEAAGNVVLNDMLNGVRALLRVWIRRVIEAAGETGPSYLEHQPIFDAIERGDR; via the coding sequence TGTCCGGAGAGGTCGAGCCCGGGGAGCGGATCCCCTCCGAGCGCCGCCTGGCCGAGTCCCTCGGCGTCGGCCGCTCGCTGGTCCGGGAGGCGCTCAAGTCACTGCACCTGCTCGGCCTGCTCGAGGTGCGCCAGGGCGACGGCACCTACCTGAAGCGGACCGACTCCGAGCTGCTGCCACAGGTGATCGAGTGGGGCCTGCTGCTCGGCGAGCGGCCGGCCCTCGACCTGGTCGAGGCCCGCGCCCATCTCGAGGTGGTGGTGGCCGGGCTGGCCGCCGAGCGCCGCGACGACAAGGCCCTCGACGACCTGCGCGGGCTGCTGGAGACGATGCGGGCGTCGAGCGACGACCCGGTCCGCTTCGTCGAGGCCGACGTCGGCTTCCACCTGCGGGTGGCCGAGGCGGCCGGCAACGTGGTCCTGAACGACATGCTCAACGGCGTGCGCGCCCTGCTGCGGGTCTGGATCCGCCGGGTGATCGAGGCCGCCGGCGAGACCGGCCCCTCCTACCTGGAGCACCAGCCGATCTTCGACGCGATCGAGCGGGGCGACCGCG